From Streptomyces sp. 6-11-2, one genomic window encodes:
- a CDS encoding inositol monophosphatase family protein, whose product MIEETETIEEFLARHSADVEEAVRKAAAAEIMPRFRRLAEHEVDQKSGPHDLVTDADRLAERYLTDALGALLPGSVVVGEEAVHADPAVYEAIRGDAPVWIVDPVDGTRQFVHGDPGFCTLVALARHGVVLASWTYAPACDQLATAVRGQGAFLDGVRLRCGAPEPGRPLEVATSHPDYTTDEQKRALRGLWSDGVAPRPCGSAGLEYLAVARGELDATAFCWEAAWDHAAGLLLVEEAGGTHLTLTGTPFRITGGNTLPFTAARDTATARHITGLLTAPDAHTPSPGV is encoded by the coding sequence ATGATCGAAGAGACGGAAACCATCGAAGAGTTTCTCGCACGTCACTCGGCCGACGTGGAGGAGGCGGTCCGCAAGGCCGCCGCGGCCGAGATCATGCCCCGCTTCCGGCGGCTGGCGGAGCACGAGGTGGACCAGAAGTCCGGACCGCACGACCTGGTGACGGACGCGGACCGGCTGGCCGAGCGGTACCTCACGGACGCGCTCGGCGCCCTGCTGCCGGGCTCGGTCGTGGTCGGCGAGGAGGCGGTGCACGCTGATCCGGCGGTCTACGAGGCGATACGGGGCGACGCCCCCGTCTGGATCGTCGACCCGGTCGACGGCACACGGCAGTTCGTGCACGGCGACCCCGGCTTCTGCACCCTGGTGGCCCTCGCCCGGCACGGGGTCGTGCTCGCCTCCTGGACGTACGCGCCGGCGTGCGACCAACTCGCCACGGCCGTACGGGGTCAGGGCGCCTTCCTCGACGGCGTACGCCTGCGCTGCGGTGCGCCCGAGCCGGGGCGGCCCCTCGAAGTCGCCACGTCCCACCCCGACTACACGACGGACGAACAGAAGCGGGCCCTGCGCGGCCTGTGGTCGGACGGTGTCGCGCCGCGCCCCTGCGGGTCGGCGGGGCTGGAGTATCTGGCCGTCGCCCGGGGCGAGTTGGACGCCACGGCCTTCTGCTGGGAGGCGGCCTGGGACCACGCGGCGGGCCTCCTCCTGGTCGAGGAGGCCGGCGGCACCCACCTGACCCTGACCGGCACTCCTTTCCGCATCACGGGCGGCAACACCCTGCCGTTCACAGCGGCGCGAGACACGGCGACGGCCCGCCACATCACCGGCCTCCTCACCGCCCCGGACGCCCACACCCCCTCGCCCGGCGTGTAA
- a CDS encoding gamma-glutamyltransferase family protein — MFTTRPTLQGTFGMVSSTHWLASQSAMAVLEDGGNAYDAAVAGAFVLHVVEPHLNGPAGEVPILLAPAGGEVRVLCGQGVAPAGATVAHYRALGLDLVPGTGPLAAAVPGAFDAWMVLLRDHGTKSLDDVLKYAIGYAEHGHAPVERVGETVETVRRLFETEWTSSAEVYLPGGHSPRPGTLLRNPALAATWKRVLTESAGAGDREARIEAAREAWRTGFIAEALVRQAGRPTLDTSGERHTGTLTAADLAAWSATYETPATYDWNGWTVCKAGPWSQGPVLLQQLALLPSGLPPYGSADYVHLLIEGCKLAMADREAWYGDAAEVPLTELLSAPYNTERRRLVGAAASYELRPGSPGGRVPRLSTHAHAVAAGEGEFDAMGVGEPTFAKSPASPVPGEPDVAADGGTRGDTCHIDVVDRWGNMVAATPSGGWLQSNPVVPELGFPLGTRLQMAWLEEGLPNSLTPGRRPRTTLTPSIALRDGVPVMAFGTPGGDQQDQWQLHFLLAVALRAAVRGGFDLQGAIDAPNWHNDSFPGSFYPRGTRPGSVTVESRMDAEVVRELRRRGHDVTVGGPWSEGRLCAVARCPETGILSAAANPRGMQGYAVGR, encoded by the coding sequence ATGTTCACCACCCGGCCCACCCTCCAGGGCACCTTCGGCATGGTGTCCTCCACCCACTGGCTCGCCTCGCAGTCGGCGATGGCCGTGCTGGAGGACGGTGGCAACGCCTACGACGCGGCCGTGGCCGGGGCCTTCGTACTGCACGTCGTGGAGCCGCACCTGAACGGGCCCGCCGGTGAGGTGCCGATCCTGCTCGCCCCGGCCGGCGGTGAGGTACGGGTGCTGTGCGGGCAGGGTGTCGCCCCGGCCGGGGCCACGGTCGCGCACTACCGGGCGCTCGGGCTGGACCTCGTACCCGGCACCGGCCCGCTGGCCGCCGCCGTGCCGGGCGCGTTCGACGCGTGGATGGTGCTGCTGCGCGACCACGGCACGAAGTCCCTCGACGACGTCCTCAAGTACGCCATCGGGTACGCCGAGCACGGGCACGCGCCCGTGGAGCGCGTCGGCGAGACCGTCGAGACCGTGCGGCGGCTGTTCGAGACCGAGTGGACCTCGTCCGCCGAGGTCTACCTGCCCGGCGGACACTCGCCGCGCCCCGGCACGCTGCTGCGCAACCCCGCGCTCGCCGCCACCTGGAAGCGGGTGCTCACCGAGAGCGCCGGCGCGGGGGACCGGGAGGCGCGGATCGAGGCCGCGCGGGAGGCGTGGCGCACCGGTTTCATCGCCGAGGCGCTGGTCCGGCAGGCCGGGCGGCCGACGCTGGACACCAGCGGCGAACGGCACACCGGCACCCTGACGGCCGCCGACCTCGCCGCCTGGTCCGCGACCTACGAGACTCCGGCGACGTACGACTGGAACGGCTGGACCGTGTGCAAGGCCGGCCCCTGGAGCCAGGGCCCGGTGCTCCTCCAGCAACTGGCCCTCCTCCCGTCCGGACTGCCCCCGTACGGCTCCGCCGACTATGTCCACCTGCTCATCGAGGGCTGCAAGCTCGCCATGGCCGACCGGGAGGCCTGGTACGGGGACGCCGCCGAGGTGCCGCTGACGGAGCTGCTGTCGGCGCCGTACAACACCGAGCGGCGCAGGCTGGTCGGCGCCGCCGCCTCGTACGAGCTGCGGCCCGGCAGCCCCGGCGGGCGCGTCCCGCGGCTGAGCACGCACGCGCACGCGGTGGCCGCCGGCGAGGGCGAGTTCGACGCGATGGGCGTCGGCGAGCCGACGTTCGCCAAGAGCCCCGCCTCACCCGTGCCGGGCGAACCCGACGTGGCCGCCGACGGCGGCACGCGCGGTGACACCTGCCACATCGACGTCGTCGACCGCTGGGGCAACATGGTCGCCGCCACCCCCAGCGGCGGCTGGCTCCAGTCCAACCCCGTCGTGCCCGAGTTGGGCTTCCCGCTCGGCACCCGGCTCCAGATGGCCTGGCTGGAGGAGGGCCTGCCCAACTCGCTGACACCGGGCCGCCGTCCACGCACCACCCTCACCCCCTCGATCGCGCTGCGCGACGGGGTGCCCGTCATGGCGTTCGGCACGCCCGGCGGGGACCAGCAGGACCAGTGGCAGCTGCACTTCCTCCTCGCGGTCGCGCTGCGCGCCGCCGTCCGCGGGGGCTTCGACCTCCAGGGCGCCATCGACGCGCCGAACTGGCACAACGACAGCTTCCCCGGCTCCTTCTATCCGCGTGGGACGCGCCCCGGCAGCGTCACCGTCGAGTCCCGCATGGACGCGGAGGTCGTCAGGGAACTGCGGCGCCGCGGCCATGACGTGACCGTCGGCGGGCCGTGGTCCGAGGGCCGCCTGTGTGCCGTCGCCCGCTGCCCCGAGACCGGCATCCTGTCCGCGGCCGCCAACCCGCGGGGGATGCAGGGGTACGCGGTCGGCCGGTGA
- a CDS encoding Scr1 family TA system antitoxin-like transcriptional regulator: MDLFLTSRRSGADCTATLGRDHPDGHSAHIDTHDGSSSTSSLRNPDAPHPVCTAALHSGDTIDDPALVKEYRRSYDLLRAAALPPEASLALIEETAEDDRNGKQRG, encoded by the coding sequence ATGGACCTTTTCCTTACGTCACGGCGGAGCGGCGCGGACTGTACAGCAACACTCGGCCGCGATCATCCCGACGGTCATTCCGCGCATATCGACACACACGACGGCTCGTCCTCGACCTCATCACTCCGGAACCCGGACGCCCCGCACCCGGTCTGCACAGCGGCGCTGCACAGCGGCGACACCATCGACGATCCAGCCCTCGTGAAGGAGTACCGCAGGTCGTACGATCTGCTCAGGGCCGCCGCACTGCCTCCGGAGGCGTCCCTCGCCCTGATCGAGGAAACGGCTGAGGATGACCGAAATGGCAAGCAGCGGGGTTGA
- a CDS encoding DUF397 domain-containing protein: MASSGVDLTTAIWRRSSYSNGDGGSCVEVADGLTGVAPVRDSKLSRGPVLTVTAPAWTSFVTAMKNTPAPQAS, encoded by the coding sequence ATGGCAAGCAGCGGGGTTGACTTGACCACCGCCATCTGGCGCAGGAGCAGCTACAGCAACGGCGACGGCGGGAGCTGCGTCGAGGTCGCCGACGGTCTCACGGGTGTCGCCCCCGTCCGCGACTCCAAGCTCTCCCGCGGCCCGGTTCTCACGGTCACGGCCCCCGCCTGGACGTCGTTCGTCACGGCTATGAAGAACACTCCCGCCCCACAGGCTTCGTAG